A section of the Malus sylvestris chromosome 17, drMalSylv7.2, whole genome shotgun sequence genome encodes:
- the LOC126612202 gene encoding uncharacterized protein LOC126612202 yields the protein MAGFRLGQDDSEISQQSRAAPPDLVSDDERSVAADSWSIKSDYGSTLDDDQRHADAAEDLSAANLRAPSEYSSDKEEPDAEGVTSMLGLQSYWDAAYANELANFREHGHTGEVWFGADVMEVVASWTKSLCIDISKGRTPNHVDNNKSDTVEQGDKYLSGWSVLDIGTGNGLLLQELSKQGFSDLTGTDYSEGAIDLARSLADRDGLPNIKFLVDDILETKLERQFQLVVDKGTLDAIGLHPDGSIKRLIYWDSVSRLVASGGLLVITSCNSTKDELVQEVESFNQRSATQVHETRKDPPKFQYLSHVRTYPTFMFGGSVGSRVATVAFLRN from the exons ATGGCAGGATTTCGATTGGGGCAAGATGACTCAGAGATATCGCAGCagagccgagccgcaccgccCGATCTCGTCTCCGACGATGAACGCTCCGTCGCCGCCGACTCATGGTCCATCAAGAGTGATTATGGAAGCACTCTCGACGACGACCAGCGCCATGCCGACGCCGCCGAGGACCTCTCTGCTGCTAACCTCCGTGCCCCCTCCGAATACAG TTCTGACAAGGAGGAACCAGATGCTGAAGGGGTGACATCAATGCTAGGTCTTCAGAGTTATTGGGATGCTGCATATGCAAATGAGTTGGCGAATTTTCGGGAACATGGTCATACCGGTGAAGTTTG GTTTGGAGCTGACGTCATGGAAGTGGTCGCCTCTTGGACCAAAAGCTTATGCATTGATATTTCTAAAGGCCGCACACCAAATCATGTTGATAATAATAAGTCTGATACTGTGGAACAAGGTGATAAGTATCTTTCAGGCTGGAGTGTACTTGACATCGGGACTGGCAATGGTttgcttcttcaagaactttCCAAGCAGGG GTTCTCTGATTTAACAGGAACTGATTATAGTGAAGGGGCGATTGACCTTGCTCGAAGCCTTGCTGATCGTGATGGATTGCCAAACATTAAATTTTTG GTTGATGATATTCTAGAGACCAAGTTGGAAAGGCAGTTCCAACTAGTTGTGGACAAAGGAACCTTGGATGCCATTGGATTGCATCCAGATGGTTCTATCAAAAG GTTAATTTATTGGGATTCAGTTTCACGATTGGTGGCTTCTGGTGGATTATTA GTGATCACATCATGTAACAGCACAAAGGATGAATTAGTGCAAGAAGTGGaaagtttcaatcaaagaagtGCGACGCAGGTTCATGAAACACGCAAAGATCCTCCTAAGTTTCAATACCTTAGTCATGTCCGCACATATCCGACATTCATGTTTGGTGGATCCGTAGGATCACGTGTTGCCACTGTGGCATTTCTCCGGAACTAA